The DNA region gcGGGTGCCTGCGGTGGGGCTGAGCTTGGGGACACCCGAGGTCCCTGAGCCCCCCGGGAGGGAGGTGAGGGGAGTTTGGGGGTCTGCGTGCCACGCAGCATCCCCTTACCCCAGGCTCGGTCGTTTCGGAGCTGCCACCCTGAGGAGGTGTTTGGGCTCGGGTCCCCCGCTGGGGTGACACGGGTGGGGTAACGCTGCCCCCTGTTCTGCGCAGGGGCCGGCGCTGGCATCGGGTCCCCCCTGCAGGCGTGGAGGGCCAGGGCCGAGGAGATGAATCCCCTGCGGTGAGTCCCCAGGTCGGGGcgggggctctgcctgcccggCTGGCATCCCCGGGGGAGGCTGGCGGCACCCGCGGTGCCCGGCGCTGAACCCCCGTGCCCGCGGTGTGTGTTTTGCAGCCAGTATCTGCCCGGCCGCCGGGGATTTTATGACCTGGACGGGAAGAGGCGCTCGGCCGGGGCCCCCCCGGGACACCCCAGCCGTGGCGAAGGGCAGCGTGAGTGACCGCGGGGGCCCCGGGGGACAAAGCCCAGCCCCGGCGTCCCCCCCACCTCAAGCCCTCGGTGGCGCTGCCCGCCCCGCTTCTGCCACCCCCGCGTCCCACCCTCCGCGGGGGGACGGTCACCCGGGCGTCAGGGCACGCCGCGGGGTGACCGCTGCCACTTGCCCGTAATCGCCCACTGATTGAGGATAAATAAAGTCTTTGTTTGGGGTGAGGACAAGAACCACTTGGGGCTGAACGCCGGCTGGCGCCGGGCGGCTCGGTGGCGGTGGCGGCGGGCAGGGACGAGGACACGCTCGTGCCCACGTGCCACGGCCAGCACCGGGGACACGGTGACAGGGGACGcgccccatccctgctcccatggGCGCAGCATCCTTCCCCCGGCAGAGCGGGACGCGGCTCTCGCAGCATCCCCCCCGCCGGGTGACCCGGCTGGGGACGGCCAGGGGACCGCGGTGGTCCCCGCCGAGGGTGGAGGGGGACGGGGTGAGCCCGTCCCCACGGTGGGGTGACAGCGGGCGGGCGGGAGCCGTGCTGGTGTTTactgtcagcaaaggaagtgCTGCGGGATTTACGGTGCGCGCAGGGCGGCCGCGGGGAGCGCTCCCCATTTTATAGGGACGGAGCGGCGGGGACATGGGGAGCGCAGGGGGGGCCGCAGGTAGGcaggggacggggacagggacaccgcGGGGGTCAGGCTGGCCGGGGATgggctgtccccgtgtccccattccGGTGGTGGCCCTTGGTGCGGGGCTGCGCCGGTGGCAGGGCAGTGGCCACGAGCCCCGTCCTCACCCTGGCTCTGGTGGTGTCCCCAGACTGTCACCCAGGGGCCGGGTGGGGATGTGACGGGACCGAGGTGGGCACCGGCAGGGCGAGAGATGGTGGAGTGGCACATCCAGCAAATTCCAGCTGGGTCTGGGGTGGGACAACACGGGGAGCACATCCACGAGCGCCCaacagggctggggtggggatgATGGAGAAGGGGACACGTCCAGGTGACCCCAAAGAGGGCTGGGATGGGTGTGATGATAGGAGGCACCACAAGCAGACCCCGGAGGGTCCGGGCTTGGGCAGGGACTGGCTAACGCCTTGGTGGCTCCACTTGCAGCTGTGTCAGTGACCGATGTGgacctggaggcagcagggagcaggaggctcctgtcccagcaggacGCCCATGAGGTGGGTGCTGCCCCAAGGACCCCCATTGCCTCCCCATTCTGGGGGTGGGGGGACTGTGGCGACCCTGGGACTGAcctcacagctcagccctggggataCCAGGGCACTGAGGGGGAATGCTGAGTGTCCTGGGGGTCCCCAGCGTGGCCGGGGACAGGCTGACCCCTCCatctctggctgcagggatACGTGGAGCTGCACGAGCTGGTCCTGGACAATGCCAAGGACTTGTGCTGGATGGAGGCCGGCCACTGGCTCAAGCTGGAGGAGGACTTCCAGGAATCGGGGGACTGGAGCCAGCCCCATCTCTCCTTCCTGACCTACCACAGCCTCCTGGAGATCCGCCGGGCTTTGAACAAAGGTGGGGACGGCTCCAGGGACCACCAGGAGGGTGGCGAGGACCCTGCGCCGGCTGGATGGTGACAGTGCTGTCCCCACAGGTGCCATTCTCCTCAACGTGGAGGCCAACTCGCTGCCGGCCATCGTCCACATCCTCCTCGACCAGCTGATCTACGAGGGGCAGATGAAGCCGCAGGACCGGGACGACGTCATGAGGACGCTGCTGCTGCGCCACAGGTACGGCCGGGgctgggggtcccgggggggtcccgggggggtcccgggggggtcccggggtcTGGGACCCTCCCCAGTGCGTgcagctggagcctggctcGGGGTGGGAAAGCTTTGCCCCTCAGCCCGCTTTGGGGGTTCCCGTGCACTCACGGGGGGTTCAGGCTGTCTGGGGGAGGAGTTGGTGGCACCGGGGTGTCTGACACggccccggtgtccccagccacCCCAGCGAGGACGAGTCGGTGTGGACGATGCCGCCGGCGCTGGTGCAGCGCTCGGGCACCGGCCGGGCCGACGTGGAGCGGCCACTTCTGCGGGAGCAGCGGCCCATGGAGATGAGCAggatggcagggaaggagcaggtgaGCGGGGACAGGGGGCACGGGGGGCGCTGGGGACATTGGGGcgcagggctggcagtgggagATGCAcactgagcacacacacacaccttggCACACGCgggtgcacacacacacgcaccTGCagagggggacacagggaacagcggggacactgtggggactcagggacacagggaataGTGGGGGACATgcaggagatggagagggacatGCAGGGAACAGAAGGAGCGACACAGGACAGAGTGGGACGCgctggggatggagagggagatGCAGGGGAACACGCAGCGGGTGGTGGGTGACACACAGGGGCAGGGCGGGGGAACATGCAGGATACACAGGGGACCACAGGGGACAGCCACCAAGGCTGGCTGGCTGATCCCTGCCCTCCATCTGCCTGCAACAGAGTGGGGTTCCCAGACCCCAACTCCTGGAGACGATCCCAGAGGGGGCTGAGGCCACCCTGGTCCTTGTGGGTGAGTGGTCAGCGGGAtgggggtgctgggtgctgggctgggcgctgggtgctgggctgggtgctgggtgctgggctgggggtgcaggcTCAGGGGCAGATGCAGGGTCGGGGTGCAGGGGGAGCTTTGCCATGTGCCCCTCGCTGCGCTCGCTTACATGCTGCTTTTCTTGTGCCTTTTTTGCCTCTCCCCGTCCTCAGCTCTCGccgcctgctgctgctcagtgctgctctctgggccCCTCTCCCCAtgtcccttgtccccatgtCCTCCTGCCTCTatgtgccctgtgtccccatgtcccaaTGTCCCCGTACTCCCATGCCCACCCATCCatgtgtccgtgtgtccgtgtgccTGTGCCCCATGTCCCTGTACTTGCATGCCCACTTACCCCTTTGTCCCAGTGACCTTTGTGCCCCTCTCCCATTCTCTTTGTCCCCATGCCTCCGTGCCACCTCATTTCCATTCCTGATGTCCCCACATTTTGCTGTCCCTATGTCTCTGTGctcccatgtccccatgtccccgtcccctgtgtccctgtgcatgTTCCCCCATGATCCCTGTCCCGTCCCATCCTCcccccaggctgtgcagccTTCCTGGAGCAGCCAATGCTGGCCTTTGTGCGCCTGAAGGACGCGGTGACACTGGAGGGTGTCCTCGACGTGTCCATCCCCGTCCGCTTCCTCGTCGTGGTGCTGGGGCCCGACACCCCCCAGATCAGCTACCACGAGATCGGCCGTGCCATCGCCACCATGATGTCCGAGAGGGTACGGGCCACCCgccagtgccaccacccccctgagcaccctgggctccccatccctggggtgcCACCCCCCCCGTCAGTGCCACCACCCTgggctccccatccctggggtgcAGCTTGTCCCCCTGTGCCATGTCCCCCTCTGATCCCCATGTCCCCGTGCCTCTGTGGTCTCatgcccatgtccccaagaCTCCGTGTCCTCACCTCCTTGTGTCCCCTCATCCCCAAGCCCGTGTCCCCACGTCCCTCCTCACCCCGTGTCCCCGCGGGGACGCCGGCGCTGGCTCAgtccccgcgccgccccgcagGTGTTCCGCCGGGACGCGTACCTGGCCGAGGGGCGGCAGGAGCTGGTGCGGGGCGTCGAGGATTTCCTGGATGCCAGCATCGTCCTGCCGCCCACCGAGGCCCCCAACGAGCAGCTGCTCCGCGCCCTGGTCccgctgcagcaggagctgctccgaCGGCGCTACCAACCCCTGGAGAGACTGCACATCGGGGACTTCCTGAAAGACCTGGGTACGGCGGGGAGCCCCCCGCAATCCCCCGTCCCTGTGGCTGGCGGGACCCCCCCCTTTGGACACGGGGTCCCCTCACGGCCACCTGATGTGTCCCCAGGGCCGGACGAGGCGGCCGCGGAGGACGACGACCCCCTGCGCAGGACGGGGCGGCCTTTCGGGGGGCTGGTGCGGGACATCCGCCGGCGGTACCCCAAATACCTCAGTGACATCAAGGACGCGCTCAACCCGCAGTGCCTGGCCGCCGTCATCTTCATCTACTTCGCGGCGCTGTCGCCCGCCATCACCTTCGGGGGCTTGCTGGGTAATGggggggacaggctggggacgcTCCTGGGGACGGGGATGTCCCGCCAGCTGGgcgtggggctgggggtgtctCTGCCTTCTCCGCCATCCCACGGGGATGCTCCAGGGGGGCTCTTCCCCCCAGTCCCGGTGCTGAGAGGTGTGAGGGGGGCACAGCGCTGTCCCCCCAGCCCGGCACCCACCGGCTCTGCTCCCGTCAGGCGAGAAGACCAAGGGGATGATGGGGGTGTCGGAGCTGCTCATCTCCACCTGCGTGCAGTGCGTGCTCTTCAGCCTCCTCAGCGCCCAGCCCCTCCTCGTCGTCGGCTTCTCGGGACCCCTCCTCGTCTTTGAGGAAGCCTTTTACTCGGTGGGTGCCCCCTGCGCCCCTGGGtgccccccagctgccccccagctgtccccacagcagggctggggtgtccccaccagccctgggacagggacagggacaaggtgcAGCTGCGTGGGGGATGGCACGGGGGGGATGGCACATGGAGGGTGTTCGGGGGTGATGCCACCCGTGTGATGACCCAGGGGTGAGACCACACAGGTAGAGCCACCCAGGTGGTGGCCCTGGGGTGATGTGAGGCGCGTGACGCCACGTGGGGGTGATGCCAAACAGCTGACCCTGCGTGGGTGACACCCTAGGAGGGTTCCCAGGCGGGTGCTGCTGGGTGGGTGACCCCACGGGGGTCCTGCCACGCCGAGGTacccccaccccatcccaggAAGACGACGCGGAGCCACCGTGGgtccagcacagctgggtgccCACgccaggggctccaggggaCTGACGGGCTGTGCCCTCTGGCTCCCCagttctgcagcagcaatgGCTTGGAATACATCGTGGGACGGGTCTGGATCGGCTTCTGGCTGatcctgctggtgctggtggtggtggccTGCGAGGGCAGCTTCCTGGTGCGCTACCTGTCCCGCTACACCCAGGAGATCTTCTCCTTCCTCATCTCCCTCATCTTCATCTTTGAGACTTTCTCCAAGCTGGTCACGGTGAGGGACACGGGGGTCCCACGGTGCGGGTGGGGGGCTGCAGATTGCTGTTATCACCCAGGTTTCCGTAGAAACAGTGGGATGCAGGTGAGGGACGGAGTCTCCTGGTGCtgccttcccttttccaggtgTTTCCCAGCTCATGAGGCCCTTCCAGTGCtgactattctgtgattctgtgatccgtgcttctctctgcagagggattttGGGCCACACTTGTCCGTCCCCACTGTACCGCCCAGCCCTTGCTCTGTCCCCGCTTCCAAAACCCTAAAAACACCCTCTGCTCAATCTGTGCTGAGCTCTCAGCCTCACCCAGCCCCTGCTTCCCGTCCTGAACCCACCGGGAAGTGCCACAGGGCTCCCACCACGGCAGGGGGGTGCAGGGCATCCCCATCCCCAACTCCCCCTCactctctcctcttccctccccagatTTTCAAGCATCACCCGCTGCAGAGGAACTACAGGGTGGGGGCTGAATTCGAGCCCGGGGTGCCGGAGCCCAACACGGCGCTGCTGTCCCTCGTCCTCATGGCCGGCACCTTCTTCCTGGCCTTCTTCCTCCGCGTGTTCAAGaacagctccttcctgcccGGCAAGGTGAGGGTCCCCCTGCGCCCAGGGGCAAACTGGGGTTCAGGGGCTGAGGCCGGGCACGGCCAGTGCACGTTCCTGCAGAGGAGGGGGCGGCGGGACCCCCGGGCTGGGGGGGCCTCGCAGGTTTCTCACGCTCTCCCCCCAGGTCCGGCGCTTGATCGGGGACTTCGGGGTGCCCATTTCCATCTTCATCATGTCACTGGCCGACTTCTTCATCAACGACACCTACACCCAGGtctgggagggcagggctggggggggaCGGGTGTCCCCTCATGGGGACACGGGAGCGGGTGCTCGTCCCTGTGTCCCACCCCTCACTcccccacctctgctcccatcCAGAAACTCAGCGTCCCCAAAGGGCTGCAGGTCACCAACTCGACTGCCCGGGGCTGGTTCATCCACCCCATGGGAGAAAATAACACGTTCCCCATCTGGATGATGTTCGCCTCCGTGATTCCTGCCCTTCTGgtcttcatcctcatcttcctcGAGACACAGATCACCACGTGAGGACGAAGCTACGGGCAGGGGAGGGCTGTGGGGTGCCTGGTGGGTTGGGGATAGAGGGgacctcccctggcactgcGTCACCAACcggtccctgtgtccccacagcctcATCGTCAGCAAGCCCGAGAGGAAACTGGTGAAGGGCACCGGCTTCCACCTGGACCTGCTGCTGATCGTGGCCATGGGGGGGCTGGCAGCCCTTTTTGGGATGCCCTGGCTCAGTGCCACCACCGTCCGCACCATCACCCACGCCAACGCCCTCACCGTCATGAGCAAGACCTCTGCTCCGGGCGAGAAATCCCAGATCCTGGAGGTCAAGGAGCAGCGCATCAGTGGCCTCCTGGTGGCTGTGCTCATTGGTgagctggggaggggtcccaaGATGGGCAGGGAGGGTCGGGGGTCCCCAGGGACTCTCCCCAACCTCCCCTTTCTTCCCCGCAGGCGTCTCCATCCTGATGGAGCCCATCCTGAAGTACATTCCCCTGGCCGTGCTCTTTGGCATCTTCCTCTACATGGGGGTCACCTCCCTCTTTGGCATCCAGCTCTTTGACcgcatcctgctcctgctgaagccCCCCAAGTACCACCCTGATGAGCCCTACGTCACCCGGGTGAGTGACCCCCACGGGTGGCTGTGGGTTTGGGGGTCTCCTGGGCTGCTCGGGGCTCCCCAGAGAGCCTCCTCCTTCAGCGCTGGGTTCCTTGGGGCCCTGCACCgctcccccagcagccagcaccccAGGAAAGGTGGGGacgctgtccctgtcctcaACCCTCGGCTCCTTGTCCCACAGGTGAAGACTTGGAGGATGCACCTCTTCACCTTCACCCAGATCATCTTCCTCGTGGTGCTGTGGGTGGTGAAGTCCACCCCGGCCTCGCTGGCTCTGCCCTTTGTCCTCATCCTCACCGTGCCTCTGCGGCgcttcctgctgcccaggatCTTCCGGGACATCGAGCTCAAATGCGTACGTAGCCctggcactcccagccctggccccagccccacctctctccctgttcctgctcccGTCCTCATCTCCATTTCTGTGCCAGCCTCATCCCTGTCCCCGTTctcctccctctgtccccatcgtccctctgtccccatccccatctctgTCACCATCCGCATCCCTCATTGCCACCCGTATCCCCACCCTCACCCcgtccctgccccacagctgtccccgtccccatcccagcccctccctccatctccatctccatccctgtcctcctCAGTGTCCCTGTCCTCAATCCTGTCCCCGtgcctgtccccatccccatcccattgCCCAGtctcatcccagcccctccctccatctccatctccatctccatctccatctccatctccatctccatctccatctccatctccatctccatctccatctccatctccatctccatctccatctccatctccatccctgtcctcctCAGTGTCCCTGTCCTCAATCCTGTCCCCGtgcctgtccccatccccatcccattccccagcctcatcccagcccctgtTCCCACACCAGCCCCAtcagtgtccctgtcctgtcctgtccccatgcctgtccccatccccatcccactcCCCAGCTTCACCCCAGCCCCTGTTCCCACACCAGCCCCACCAGTGTCCCTGTCCTCAGTCCTGTCCCCGTGCCTGtccccctctctgcagctggacgCAGATGACGCCGTGGTGACCTTTGACGAGGCAGAGGGGACAGATGTGTACAACGAGGTGCAGATGCCCAGTTAAGGGCCGGCCCCCGGCCCCCCGAcgcccccccagccccgcttCCATCTCCACTGCTGCCATCCTGAGGCCACCGGGCTGCCAAGAAGGACTGGGGACACCGTCCCCACCTGCCCGCCCTCGGGAATGGAgccttttgtgttttttccctttatttcgTCTGTTTTAACAATATTTTGGATGGTGTGATCTCACCCCCactttgctgcctgctggggaaggggctgcctgggctggccGGGCCCCACGAGCCACCCTCCACCCCGTGGCAAGGCGGGATGTGTCACTgtcctgtccccaaggccaccacCAGCGTGGGGAGGAGACGGAGGAAgaccccagagcctgcagggaggaggaggaggaaggtagggacagggatggggtcCTCCCACCGTGCTCCCTCTCCCCGGGgagcccccccagcccagcccctctccccagaTGAACTTTGAACAAGCTGGGACAGAGCCTTCCCCCTGTGGAGCCCTTTGCTGCACTCCCAGCACGTCCCAGAGCCAGGATGTAAATAGTGCAGCAAGGGGGGGTGTTATACATTTACAACGAAAACAATCCCGctcaaaacacacagaaaaatacttaaagTTATGCTGATGCTTCTGCAGGTAGAATTCACTTAGAGCCaagcaaaaattgaaaaaaaaaaaaaaaaaaaaaaaaaaaaaaggctgaaaaagtgcctcaaaaatagaaaaaaaaaagaagataaaaaaaaaaaaaagtagctgcAAGGAGTGATCTGTATATTTGATGCTACTGGGGGggtttgtaatttatttttcaggctgGTTGTGCCCCCACCGCAGTGGGGCCCCGTGCGTGTGTGTATATACTAGAGAATGATAGCAAAACCTAGAATTTTCTAGAAAAGATGATTTTAAAGAATCCTGGTCAGGGCCTAAACTCTATGGACCAGTCTGGCAGTGTCGTTTAACTGATAAGTTAGTCTTAATTAGTTAATTAgtcctctttatttttatagcGTTTCAGGTAAATCCAGGTagtttttccttgatttttcccttgcTTGCTCACCGTGTCTTGCCCCATTTCCCTTGGGATTGCTCCCAGTCCAGCCAAGCATCCCCCGATCCTGCCAGGGCTGgttctgccctgggcagccccaagGGTTGGATGTGATCAGGGTAAAGAGCACCAGATCAGGCTCCAAATTTGCTCCTTTTTGCATAAATCAGAGCAGGGGACCCCGAAATCAGCGTGGgaggggggtgggaaggggcagcCACACCGGGGGCTGCGCTGCCTCATGTTTGGGTTGGTTTCGTTTTATTAATTACgtgtctgaaataaaaatgttttgatctTTGGGGGTTTCTCCTTCCCTTGCCCACACCTCTGTATCAGGCTTtaataaacaaattaataaaatcagaaaggaaaCGGGGGGGtttctttccagctgggaaatgtcTGGGATGGTGCCTTAATTCCCCTCCCAAAAGAACACCAGCAGCATCCTTTGAGGGTGTCCATCCCCCCGGAACGCTCAGCGCAGCTGCACCAGGATCCTTGCCACGGTATCCTGGGATATCACCGAATCCCGGAATCCCAAGCATCCCAGCATCCTGGAAGGCTCCCCAGAACCATCCCTCCTTGTGGCCAGCCGGggtgctccccacagccctcccagggAGCTCGTCCCCCTCCAGCTCCCCGCAGCGCCACGCCGTCCCCGTTCCGGGGGGATTGGGAATATCCCGAGCCAGCgctgctggcacaggacacggagcagcccctgcccttcccccGGCCCCTGGCACAGGCCTGACCCCGATTATCCATAATCCCATTAAGGAACGGGCGACACCAGCGGGGCCGTGGGAAGGGCCGTGCCCCAGCCTGTCCGTGGGGCAGGAACGGGGAGCAGCATCCTCCACCCCAAGCGGAACCCCAAAACCTCTCTGAGGGGCTGGGATAAACCCCAGCGCGGCCACCAGGCTGTCCCGAGCCCAGCAGAGCCGCTGGCTCCTGTTTTCCCGAGAGGGAAGCACACGGATGGCGCTTCCCAGCCCGAGGGCCACGGATCCGGCagctccctgtgtccctgtgtccctgtgtccctgtgccagcctcaCGTGGCCAGGCCACGCTGCTGCCATCCGGAgggctgccatccctgcctcccagccccagggactgCCTGCATCCCTCCTTCACGTTTCCCAGCCTGGGAAGAGCTCGCCGTTCCCTGGGAGATGGCAGCGAGGTCACTGCCGCGGGAtgcagcccgggctgggggtGGGAATTTAGGTCAAGCTCCTCTTTGAACTTGCCTCAGCCCTGGGAAACGGGGAGGGAATTAGGGAAGGTCAGGAGAAACGAGGGGGAAAGAAATGCTAATTAATTGGTCGCTA from Motacilla alba alba isolate MOTALB_02 chromosome 27, Motacilla_alba_V1.0_pri, whole genome shotgun sequence includes:
- the SLC4A1 gene encoding band 3 anion transport protein isoform X1, which codes for MEGPGQEAYEEGMRRSLDPEGYEDPGLKSSHLSLGEMSRAGAGIGSPLQAWRARAEEMNPLRQYLPGRRGFYDLDGKRRSAGAPPGHPSRGEGQPVSVTDVDLEAAGSRRLLSQQDAHEGYVELHELVLDNAKDLCWMEAGHWLKLEEDFQESGDWSQPHLSFLTYHSLLEIRRALNKGAILLNVEANSLPAIVHILLDQLIYEGQMKPQDRDDVMRTLLLRHSHPSEDESVWTMPPALVQRSGTGRADVERPLLREQRPMEMSRMAGKEQSGVPRPQLLETIPEGAEATLVLVGCAAFLEQPMLAFVRLKDAVTLEGVLDVSIPVRFLVVVLGPDTPQISYHEIGRAIATMMSERVFRRDAYLAEGRQELVRGVEDFLDASIVLPPTEAPNEQLLRALVPLQQELLRRRYQPLERLHIGDFLKDLGTAGSPPQSPVPVAGGTPPFGHGVPSRPPDVSPGPDEAAAEDDDPLRRTGRPFGGLVRDIRRRYPKYLSDIKDALNPQCLAAVIFIYFAALSPAITFGGLLGEKTKGMMGVSELLISTCVQCVLFSLLSAQPLLVVGFSGPLLVFEEAFYSFCSSNGLEYIVGRVWIGFWLILLVLVVVACEGSFLVRYLSRYTQEIFSFLISLIFIFETFSKLVTIFKHHPLQRNYRVGAEFEPGVPEPNTALLSLVLMAGTFFLAFFLRVFKNSSFLPGKVRRLIGDFGVPISIFIMSLADFFINDTYTQKLSVPKGLQVTNSTARGWFIHPMGENNTFPIWMMFASVIPALLVFILIFLETQITTLIVSKPERKLVKGTGFHLDLLLIVAMGGLAALFGMPWLSATTVRTITHANALTVMSKTSAPGEKSQILEVKEQRISGLLVAVLIGVSILMEPILKYIPLAVLFGIFLYMGVTSLFGIQLFDRILLLLKPPKYHPDEPYVTRVKTWRMHLFTFTQIIFLVVLWVVKSTPASLALPFVLILTVPLRRFLLPRIFRDIELKCLDADDAVVTFDEAEGTDVYNEVQMPS
- the SLC4A1 gene encoding band 3 anion transport protein isoform X2, with the translated sequence MRRSLDPEGYEDPGLKSSHLSLGEMSRAGAGIGSPLQAWRARAEEMNPLRQYLPGRRGFYDLDGKRRSAGAPPGHPSRGEGQPVSVTDVDLEAAGSRRLLSQQDAHEGYVELHELVLDNAKDLCWMEAGHWLKLEEDFQESGDWSQPHLSFLTYHSLLEIRRALNKGAILLNVEANSLPAIVHILLDQLIYEGQMKPQDRDDVMRTLLLRHSHPSEDESVWTMPPALVQRSGTGRADVERPLLREQRPMEMSRMAGKEQSGVPRPQLLETIPEGAEATLVLVGCAAFLEQPMLAFVRLKDAVTLEGVLDVSIPVRFLVVVLGPDTPQISYHEIGRAIATMMSERVFRRDAYLAEGRQELVRGVEDFLDASIVLPPTEAPNEQLLRALVPLQQELLRRRYQPLERLHIGDFLKDLGTAGSPPQSPVPVAGGTPPFGHGVPSRPPDVSPGPDEAAAEDDDPLRRTGRPFGGLVRDIRRRYPKYLSDIKDALNPQCLAAVIFIYFAALSPAITFGGLLGEKTKGMMGVSELLISTCVQCVLFSLLSAQPLLVVGFSGPLLVFEEAFYSFCSSNGLEYIVGRVWIGFWLILLVLVVVACEGSFLVRYLSRYTQEIFSFLISLIFIFETFSKLVTIFKHHPLQRNYRVGAEFEPGVPEPNTALLSLVLMAGTFFLAFFLRVFKNSSFLPGKVRRLIGDFGVPISIFIMSLADFFINDTYTQKLSVPKGLQVTNSTARGWFIHPMGENNTFPIWMMFASVIPALLVFILIFLETQITTLIVSKPERKLVKGTGFHLDLLLIVAMGGLAALFGMPWLSATTVRTITHANALTVMSKTSAPGEKSQILEVKEQRISGLLVAVLIGVSILMEPILKYIPLAVLFGIFLYMGVTSLFGIQLFDRILLLLKPPKYHPDEPYVTRVKTWRMHLFTFTQIIFLVVLWVVKSTPASLALPFVLILTVPLRRFLLPRIFRDIELKCLDADDAVVTFDEAEGTDVYNEVQMPS
- the SLC4A1 gene encoding band 3 anion transport protein isoform X6 gives rise to the protein MGSAGGAAAVSVTDVDLEAAGSRRLLSQQDAHEGYVELHELVLDNAKDLCWMEAGHWLKLEEDFQESGDWSQPHLSFLTYHSLLEIRRALNKGAILLNVEANSLPAIVHILLDQLIYEGQMKPQDRDDVMRTLLLRHSHPSEDESVWTMPPALVQRSGTGRADVERPLLREQRPMEMSRMAGKEQSGVPRPQLLETIPEGAEATLVLVGCAAFLEQPMLAFVRLKDAVTLEGVLDVSIPVRFLVVVLGPDTPQISYHEIGRAIATMMSERVFRRDAYLAEGRQELVRGVEDFLDASIVLPPTEAPNEQLLRALVPLQQELLRRRYQPLERLHIGDFLKDLGTAGSPPQSPVPVAGGTPPFGHGVPSRPPDVSPGPDEAAAEDDDPLRRTGRPFGGLVRDIRRRYPKYLSDIKDALNPQCLAAVIFIYFAALSPAITFGGLLGEKTKGMMGVSELLISTCVQCVLFSLLSAQPLLVVGFSGPLLVFEEAFYSFCSSNGLEYIVGRVWIGFWLILLVLVVVACEGSFLVRYLSRYTQEIFSFLISLIFIFETFSKLVTIFKHHPLQRNYRVGAEFEPGVPEPNTALLSLVLMAGTFFLAFFLRVFKNSSFLPGKVRRLIGDFGVPISIFIMSLADFFINDTYTQKLSVPKGLQVTNSTARGWFIHPMGENNTFPIWMMFASVIPALLVFILIFLETQITTLIVSKPERKLVKGTGFHLDLLLIVAMGGLAALFGMPWLSATTVRTITHANALTVMSKTSAPGEKSQILEVKEQRISGLLVAVLIGVSILMEPILKYIPLAVLFGIFLYMGVTSLFGIQLFDRILLLLKPPKYHPDEPYVTRVKTWRMHLFTFTQIIFLVVLWVVKSTPASLALPFVLILTVPLRRFLLPRIFRDIELKCLDADDAVVTFDEAEGTDVYNEVQMPS
- the SLC4A1 gene encoding band 3 anion transport protein isoform X3, which encodes MEGPGQEAYEEGMRRSLDPEGYEDPGLKSSHLSLGEMSRAGAGIGSPLQAWRARAEEMNPLRQYLPGRRGFYDLDGKRRSAGAPPGHPSRGEGQPVSVTDVDLEAAGSRRLLSQQDAHEGYVELHELVLDNAKDLCWMEAGHWLKLEEDFQESGDWSQPHLSFLTYHSLLEIRRALNKGAILLNVEANSLPAIVHILLDQLIYEGQMKPQDRDDVMRTLLLRHSHPSEDESVWTMPPALVQRSGTGRADVERPLLREQRPMEMSRMAGKEQSGVPRPQLLETIPEGAEATLVLVGCAAFLEQPMLAFVRLKDAVTLEGVLDVSIPVRFLVVVLGPDTPQISYHEIGRAIATMMSERVFRRDAYLAEGRQELVRGVEDFLDASIVLPPTEAPNEQLLRALVPLQQELLRRRYQPLERLHIGDFLKDLGPDEAAAEDDDPLRRTGRPFGGLVRDIRRRYPKYLSDIKDALNPQCLAAVIFIYFAALSPAITFGGLLGEKTKGMMGVSELLISTCVQCVLFSLLSAQPLLVVGFSGPLLVFEEAFYSFCSSNGLEYIVGRVWIGFWLILLVLVVVACEGSFLVRYLSRYTQEIFSFLISLIFIFETFSKLVTIFKHHPLQRNYRVGAEFEPGVPEPNTALLSLVLMAGTFFLAFFLRVFKNSSFLPGKVRRLIGDFGVPISIFIMSLADFFINDTYTQKLSVPKGLQVTNSTARGWFIHPMGENNTFPIWMMFASVIPALLVFILIFLETQITTLIVSKPERKLVKGTGFHLDLLLIVAMGGLAALFGMPWLSATTVRTITHANALTVMSKTSAPGEKSQILEVKEQRISGLLVAVLIGVSILMEPILKYIPLAVLFGIFLYMGVTSLFGIQLFDRILLLLKPPKYHPDEPYVTRVKTWRMHLFTFTQIIFLVVLWVVKSTPASLALPFVLILTVPLRRFLLPRIFRDIELKCLDADDAVVTFDEAEGTDVYNEVQMPS